From Micromonospora echinospora, one genomic window encodes:
- a CDS encoding NAD-dependent epimerase/dehydratase family protein — translation MFTNESELEQRLARPSAALVADLAEGRGDLVVLGAGGKMGPSLCRLARRGLDAAGRTGDRVYAVSRWTDRAAAGALAADRVEPVPFDLLGDADLGGLPDATDVVFMVGAKFGTSAAPYLAWVVNAVLPAAVARRYPAARIAAFSTGNVYPMVPVGSGGCAETDPTGPVGDYAMSCLGREQVFAHAAATRGTPVAVLRLNYAVDLRYGVLADIGHAVLAGEPVDVTTGHVNVVWQGYANEVALRSLRHATPEVFTLNLTGPETAPVRRIAARMGERLGRPVTLTGTEAPTALLNDATRCHALFGYPDVPLGTLVDWQADWLAAGLPTSGKPTKFAVRDGRF, via the coding sequence GTGTTCACGAACGAGAGCGAGTTGGAGCAGCGGCTGGCCCGCCCGTCGGCGGCGCTGGTCGCCGACCTGGCCGAGGGCCGCGGTGACCTGGTGGTGCTCGGCGCCGGGGGCAAGATGGGGCCGTCGCTGTGCCGGCTGGCGCGCCGGGGACTGGACGCCGCCGGCCGCACCGGCGACCGGGTGTACGCGGTGTCCCGGTGGACGGACCGGGCCGCCGCCGGGGCGTTGGCCGCCGACCGCGTCGAGCCGGTGCCGTTCGACCTGCTCGGCGACGCCGACCTGGGCGGGCTGCCGGACGCCACCGACGTGGTCTTCATGGTCGGCGCGAAGTTCGGCACCTCGGCCGCGCCCTACCTGGCCTGGGTGGTCAACGCGGTGCTGCCGGCCGCCGTGGCCCGCCGCTACCCGGCCGCGCGGATCGCCGCCTTCTCCACCGGCAACGTCTACCCGATGGTGCCGGTGGGCTCCGGTGGCTGCGCGGAGACCGACCCGACCGGCCCGGTCGGCGACTACGCGATGAGCTGCCTCGGCCGGGAGCAGGTCTTCGCGCACGCCGCCGCCACCCGGGGCACCCCGGTCGCGGTGCTCCGGCTCAACTACGCCGTCGACCTCCGCTACGGCGTGCTCGCCGACATCGGGCACGCGGTGCTGGCCGGCGAGCCGGTCGACGTGACCACCGGGCACGTCAACGTGGTCTGGCAGGGCTACGCCAACGAGGTGGCGCTGCGGTCGCTGCGGCACGCCACGCCGGAGGTGTTCACCCTCAACCTGACCGGGCCGGAGACCGCGCCGGTACGGCGGATCGCCGCCCGGATGGGCGAACGGCTCGGCCGGCCGGTCACGCTCACCGGCACCGAGGCGCCCACCGCGCTGCTCAACGACGCCACCCGCTGCCACGCGCTGTTCGGCTACCCGGACGTGCCGCTGGGCACCCTGGTCGACTGGCAGGCCGACTGGCTCGCCGCCGGACTGCCCACCTCCGGCAAACCGACGAAGTTCGCCGTCCGCGACGGGAGGTTCTGA